In a genomic window of Quercus lobata isolate SW786 chromosome 4, ValleyOak3.0 Primary Assembly, whole genome shotgun sequence:
- the LOC115984530 gene encoding uncharacterized protein LOC115984530: MGLLCNIKSKRKLALIYYITYSLISVKTPAIGVENITSLTRKRVVVHVRHHVDDVLRHDHDEHEGDVLRHDHDEHVGDVLYHRDNALLLHLHDDAHRHHDNALLFRHGHVLRDVLRHDHDHVHVLHDVPHRGGEYDDDFRGETFSQVSLKSKLRK; this comes from the exons ATGGGCTTATTGTGtaacataaaatctaaaagaaaattggCACTGATTTATTACATTACATATAGCCTAATATCTGTCAAAACACCAGCTATAGGTGTTGAAAATATCACATC GTTAACAAGAAAACGTGTTGTTGTCCATGTCCGCCACCATGTGGATGATGTCCTCCGCCATGACCATGATGAGCATGAGGGTGATGTCCTCCGCCATGACCATGATGAGCATGTGGGTGATGTCCTCTACCACCGTGACAATGccctcctcctccacctccaTGATGATGCCCACCGCCACCATGACAATGCCCTCCTCTTCCGCCATGGTCATGTCCTCCGTGATGTCCTACGCCATGACCATGACCATGTCCATGTCCTCCATGATGTCCCACACCGTGGGGGGGAGTATGATGATGATTTCCGTGGTGAGACATTTTCTCAAGTATCGCTCAAATCAAAGCTCAGGAAGTGA